Proteins from a single region of Punica granatum isolate Tunisia-2019 chromosome 8, ASM765513v2, whole genome shotgun sequence:
- the LOC116188783 gene encoding extensin-like gives MAEEDRVDISEEVNPPAPAHSQPPPTHAPPPPTPAGVLSAYSGAPPTHLQPPTSLGAPLARTSQTFSASDDKARIAALEGTVNQMATNMAELLALLRGPNCVSSSSTPLLGQGPTADPTPWVPPTQAPENMEVPAPPTLHTSVAHPFTSSYPPPPAPTAVPLSPATFLSSEQVLPEPPPISIPIPATAYTAPPPMVFPVPSAPAPIHLQATELPPYPSLQPHVALSHQDSLSGSALDWFMSRKAEDIPTWEDLSRKFIDQYRYCAETPPTLLELSTKEMAQGQRFEEYATKWRAQAAKHIPPISEAQQIQLFHSTLRGVYYSHLLAHTSSFSDLIEAGKKLDLGIKLGRMEDPRQQRRGVVKEDPRQAVIFRRKERE, from the exons ATGGCAGAAGAAGATCGAGTCGACAtctccgaagaagtcaacccgcCGGCTCCGGCCCATTCTCAACCACCTCCAACACACGCTCCGCCACCTCCGACTCCTGCAGGCGTGCTCTCGGCGTACTCGGGCGCTCCTCCAACGCATCTCCAGCCCCCGACGTCTTTAGGAGCACCCCTTGCACGGACCTCACAGACATTCTCCGCCTCCGACGACAAGGCCCGCATCGCGgcactcgagggcacggtcaaccaaatggcaaCCAACATGGCAGAGCTGCTTGCCCTACTCAGGGGACCAAACTGCGTatcctcgagctccacgccTTTGCTGGGACAAGGACCAACAGCCGACCCAACTCCTTGGGTCCCGCCGACTCAGGCCCCGGAGAACATGGAGGTGCCCGCGCCACCAACACTGCATACGTCCGTAGCTCACCCTTTCACCAGCTCATATCCGCCACCACCAGCCCCCACGGCAGTCCCTCTCTCACCGGCGACGTTCCTGTCCTCGGAGCAGGTCCTGCCCGAGCCTCCTCCTATCTCTATACCGATCCCAGCGACGGCCTACACAGCACCTCCACCGATGGTTTTCCCGGTGCCTAGTGCGCCCGCTCCGATTCATCTTCAAGCCACAGAACTTCCTCCATACCCATCTCTACAACCCCATGTCGCCCTCTCACACCAG gatagcctaTCGGggtcggccctcgattggttcatgtcgcgGAAGGCCGAGGACATCCCTACATGGGAAgacctctcccggaagtttatcgaccaataccgatattgcgcAGAGACGCCTCCCACCCTCCTGGAActgagcacgaaagaaatggcgcaGGGTCAACGGTTCGAGGAATATGCTaccaagtggcgtgcccaagcggcaaaacacatccctccgatcagtGAAGCGCAACAGATCCAGTTGTTTCACTCCACATTGAggggagtgtactattcacacctgttggcCCACACTTCGTCGTTTTCCGACCTCATTGAGGCCGGAAAAAAGCTGGATTTGGGGATTaagctcggaaggatggaAGACCCCCGCCAGCAAAGGAGAGGAGTCGTCAAAGAAGATCCCCGCCAAGCCGTCATCTTCCGGCGGAAGGAGAGAGAATGA